The Pyrenophora tritici-repentis strain M4 chromosome 10, whole genome shotgun sequence genome contains a region encoding:
- a CDS encoding Tymo-45kd-70kd multi-domain protein, with product MSATSVAPRTDSGTTPAEEAALALLGPELCDVYVNEQPGIASACKILDDDADKAIEVPAAPPASPKTSVEESAVTSPVIKSYTRTSTSPLSSPITSSFPSAVCPSTPPSTPRAKAQPQRRVTFSPDIAHPTGRRSRSFCRTSRAYLKGRDGGQCASRGSLRYITEEPQHKTKHATSPSAPLPRKHLLPIRYLCFVRERLDTPDT from the exons ATGTCGGCCACGTCCGTCGCACCAAGAACAGACAGCGGCACTACCCCCGCAGAAGAAGCAGCTCTTGCACTCCTTGGACCAGAGCTTTGCGACGTTTACGTCAATGAGCAGCCTGGCATCGCGAGCGCATGCAAGATTCTTGACGACGACGCAGACAAGGCAATTGAGGTTCCGGCCGCTCCTCCAGCATCTCCAAAGACCTCGGTCGAAGAGAGTGCAGTAACCTCGCCGGTCATCAAATCATACACCCGCACATCCACATCACCTCTCTCTTCACCAATCACCTCCTCCTTTCCATCGGCAGTTTGCCCCTCCACTCCACCCTCTACTCCTCGTGCAAAGGCACAACCTCAGAGGCGTGTCACCTTCTCACCAGACATCGCACACCCCACCGGACGCCGATCCCGATCGTTCTGTCGCACATCAAGAGCGTACCTGAAGGGCCG TGACGGTGGTCAGTGCGCAAGCCGTGGATCGCTACGCTACATCACTGAGGAGCCGCAACACAAGACCAAACACGCCACTTCCCCATCAGCACCTTTACCTCGCAAGCACCTGCTGCCAATCCGCTACCTCTGCTTCGTTCGCGAGCGACTTGATACCCCAGACACTTAA
- a CDS encoding RPN5, 26S proteasome regulatory complex component — protein sequence MSSGEVLKADKDFTKEVDVAIPEAEKLASSNPQAGIDKLLTLEKQTRQASDLASTSRVIIAIVTIAKNAKDWNLMNEQVLLLSKKHGQLKQATTKMVQTVMGFLDETPNLETKLSVIETLRTVTEGKIFVEVERARVTRILSNIKKEQGDIDSATDILCELQVETFGSMTRREKTEFILQQVALCIQKGDWTQAGILSRKISTRYFARRPKKTPEQLAKDQKEREEKEKTRSVDDPPIEPEDDVTDLKLKYYEQQITLAKHDNKYLDVCKHYRQVLDTEAVEEDPDKLRAILQRVIYFIILAPYDNEQSDLIHRIQRDSRNSQIPQDAQLVKLFTVPELMRWPMVAKQFGPHLTETDVFDAEKDDSDDPKAFQRWQDLRKRVIEHNVRVVAKYYTRIQIPRLTELLDLTEDETEKNISELVSAKTIYAKIDRPARIVTFSKPRDADDVLNEWSGNMKSLLGLLERVDHLITKEEMMARIQLTKVDKSKAAKSKAK from the exons ATGTCTAGCGGAGAGGTGCTCAAGGCCGACAAGGACTTTACCAAGGAGGTCGATGTCGCCATTCCCGAGGCGGAGAAGCTAGCCTCT AGCAACCCGCAAGCTGGAATCGATAAGCTACTCACGCTTGAGAAGCAGACTCGTCAGGCTTCCGATCTTGCTTCGACATCCAGAGTCATAATCGCCATTGTCACAATAGCAAAGAATGCAAAGGATTGGAACTTGATGAACGAGCAGGTCCTGCTCCTCTCCAAGAAGCATGGTCAGCTCAAGCAGGCGACCACCAAGATGGTACAGACCGTTATGGGTTTCTTGGATGAGACGCCAAATCTCGAGACGAAGCTTTCCGTCATTGAGACTCTGCGCACAGTCACCGAGGGCAAG ATCTTCGTCGAAGTTGAGCGCGCCCGAGTAACCCGTATACTCTCCAATATCAAGAAGGAGCAAGGCGACATTGATTCAGCGACTGATATTCTTTGCGAGCTTCAAGTCGAAACGTTTGGGTCCATGACGCGACGGGAGAAGACGGAGTTTATCCTACAACAAGTGGCGCTCTGCATACAGAAGGGTGATTGGACACAGGCCGGTATTCTGAGCAGGAAGATCAGCACACGGTACTTTGCGAGGAGACCAAAGAAGACGCCTGAGCAGCTTGCAAAGGACCAGAAGGAGCGtgaagagaaggagaagacCCGAAGCGTCGATGACCCGCCCATCGAACCTGAAGACGACGTGACGGACCTGAAGCTCAAGTACTACGAGCAGCAAATTACTCTGGCCAAGCACGACAACAAGTACCTCGACGTTTGCAAGCACTACAGGCAAGTGCTGGACACTGAAGCTGTCGAGGAGGACCCTGACAAGCTTCGTGCG ATCCTCCAGCGCGTCATCTACTTCATCATCCTCGCACCCTACGACAACGAGCAGTCCGACCTCATCCACCGTATCCAGCGCGACTCGCGTAACTCCCAGATTCCACAAGACGCACAATTAGTCAAGCTATTCACGGTACCCGAGCTGATGAGGTGGCCCATGGTTGCGAAGCAGTTTGGCCCTCACCTCACCGAGACGGACGTCTTTGACGCGGAAAAGGACGACTCAGACGACCCCAAGGCATTCCAGAGGTGGCAGGATCTCCGAAAGCGTGTTATTGAGCACAACGTCCGCGTCGTCGCCAAGTACTACACACGCATCCAAATCCCGCGCTTGACCGAGCTGCTAGACCTTACCGAAGACGAGACGGAGAAGAACATTAGCGAATTGGTGTCCGCAAAGACCATCTACGCCAAGATCGACCGACCCGCGCGCATTGTCACATTTTCCAAGCCAAGGGATGCTGATGATGTGCTGAACGAGTGGAGCGGCAACATGAAGAGCCTGTTGGGTCTACTTGAGCGTGTTGACCATCTCATCACCAAAGAGGAGATGATGGCACGCATCCAGCTTACCAAGGTGGACAAGAGCAAGGCGGCCAAGAGTAAGGCGAAATAG
- a CDS encoding RNA-directed RNA polymerase Rdp1 → MDAFNSPNSIYSTFNSHNTISALAELEEIFPHIVTQLPQQHTDRSETSSNSEVHPRGRNMHRGNHRGGRGGSRGGGQVSRVYSNSSSSSNPDRPNFKRPFIPSPYQASQPLQAPQLVGPFNASPAQQQSYVDINGHSINETYIGRLSVSSNSPTKKAPVRGPSRLPNQVFPQRGHLPQRGHPHQRGHPHQRYSRRSSSPKPTLKDGSRHWFYSQEEKIKVLDIPKAYWTKDVYEAMSSYGAVFRIDMQVGTHLNNAYVVFRPPPTKTLPPTLRLGKVFVRWETCPLPFITVLSPINTAKRYFEYNILPAKSIEFGTRIADRTMISMYTVQSPKGIQMVLDLNRKELDIHFPLQLPNDLRKYRFRLPIALLSHVYMVNDEITGQPTLIIPFGSPPQLYTQKKDGKILGDGRRHTTFTNKEKAWNDWNLWFRETDIIHSRDQKKLEQLPLMNHKDAAIIDIGKYSMLWQPNYQLTRELGRWTDYRLEFDAAVLTGPKFQDFSDALADYGVAIEHIDQFAIKSKITSPLWSLLQEEISTTHPHLELTLHLESTPNLESTPNLNQSFYKDLLTSQMNLDFTVRYQLEACLSNGYLKEHSITSEFLKKLHSDPRHAVCLLEKVADKQHTYYDPMEIFGIQIKSLEKKIPSYCTLQRSVVITPTMMHVASPVMETSNRIIRKYAADSDRFIRVKFSDEKTEGQLRSMPNGKSGAVFDRVRRAMRHGIVVAGRYYDFLAFGNSQFREHGAYFFAPTSSMSANDIRLSLGDFTNVKTVAKFGARLGQCFSTTRAMSQKVSIKPIPEIMRNGYTFTDGVGKLSPFVAKMAAEELGLSNAFDDPPSLFQFRLGGCKGVLALDPTITGTEVHIRPSQQKFQAKFMGLEIIRSSAFATPFFNRQIIVVLSHLGVPDHVIIKKQQEMVNDYETAMTDESVAIQKLRKHIDMNQTTLAMAAMVLDGFMKVQDPFMMSLLKLWRACTIKNLKEKARIAIEDGAFVLGCVDETAKLKGHMNDPQSRLDATRDEKLATLPEIFLQVDDTNKKGHYKIIEGVCILARNPSLHPGDLRVVRAVNIPELQHLKNVVVLPQTGDRDLANMCSGGDLDGDDYMVLWDTALIPKTINAPPMDFTPEKPEEIEGPIGAAHMGEFFVTYMKNDTLGQIAHAHLAQADSRDDGVNDQTCLALAELHSKAVDFPKSGLPAEMNRELRPKKWPHFMEKKHMPEYKIYHSTKILGMLYDQVQLVDFKPQWENPFDKRILNAFDLEETMKVEAAKIKSSYDDALRRLMAKHGIRTEFEAWSVFVLAHNHESRDYKFSEEFGRTVATLKDQYRGECRKAAGRDNELADWSRLGPFVAAMYTVTAQEMEAALVECHTTKTVGGQEAPARAMEPEHMPLISFPWLFPSELGKIATGGKVPRQLPTEVTQGVPHRHKKHVDVACGFEVEAATVETAAGITHYGELLNLDFGATKPEIGASTIETDTGVMRHGERLNSDLGATKPEIEAAPIKIYTGITRHGERLNFDFSATKPVIEAATVKTDTGVTCHGERLKLDFGATKPEIGTNEEDVEKRGSHGMEEEGYGSPEPGVATTRSLSSSSSSLSRPIMGPYTWKRKQ, encoded by the exons ATGGACGCGTTCAACAGCCCCAACTCTATCTACTCGACCTTCAACTCACATAACACCATTTCCGCTCTGGCAGAACTCGAAGAGATATTCCCTCATATCGTAACTCAGCTACCACAACAACACACTGATAGGTCAGAGACGAGCTCCAATAGCGAGGTGCATCCCAGAGGCCGTAACATGCATCGCGGCAACCATAGAGGTGGTCGTGGTGGCTCTCGTGGTGGCGGACAGGTCAGTCGTGTATACTCCAACAGCTCCAGTAGTTCCAACCCTGACCGACCGAATTTCAAGCGACCTTTTATCCCTTCACCATATCAAGCTAGCCAACCTCTCCAAGCTCCTCAGCTAGTAGGCCCATTCAATGCATCACCAGCTCAGCAGCAGTCGTATGTTGACATCAATGGTCATAGTATCAATGAGACCTATATTGGAAGGTTAAGTGTTAGCTCAAACTCACCGACTAAGAAGGCGCCAGTCAGGGGCCCATCCAGGCTACCTAACCAAGTTTTTCCTCAGCGAGGACATCTTCCTCAGCGCGGACATCCTCACCAGCGCGGACATCCTCACCAGCGCTACAGTCGCCGGAGCAGCTCACCAAAGCCGACTTTGAAGGACGGGTCAAGGCACTGGTTCTATAGCCAAGAAGAAAAGATCAAAGTCTTAGACATACCCAAAGCCTACTGGACAAAAGATGTCTACGAAGCAATGTCATCATATGGTGCTGTCTTCAGGATCGACATGCAGGTTGGAACTCACCTCAACAACGCCTATGTGGTATTCCG TCCACCCCCGACCAAGACCCTTCCACCAACATTACGATTGGGCAAAGTATTCGTACGATGGGAGACATGTCCGTTGCCGTTTATTACAGTCTTAAGCCCCATTAATACTGCAAAACGTTACTTCGAGTACAATATCCTTCCCGCAAAATCAATTGAGTTTGGTACTCGGATTGCAGATCGGACTATGATATCCATGTACACAGTGCAATCACCCAAGGGTATTCAAATGGTACTCGATCTGAATCGTAAGGAGCTCGATATTCATTTCCCACTTCAACTTCCCAACGACCTACGCAAATATCGCTTTCGACTACCCATTGCTCTACTCTCCCATGTCTATATGGTCAATGACGAGATCACTGGTCAACCAACCTTGATCATTCCCTTTGGTTCACCACCACAGCTTTACACACAGAAGAAAGATGGCAAGATCTTAGGAGACGGCCGGAGGCACACTACCTTCACCAACAAAGAGAAGGCATGGAACGACTGGAACTTGTGGTTTAGGGAGACGGATATTATTCACTCCAGAGACCAGAAGAAGCTTGAGCAGCTGCCGCTGATGAATCATAAAGACGCCGCCATCATTGACATAGGCAAGTATTCCATGCTGTGGCAGCCGAATTATCAATTAACTAGAGAATTAGGCCGATGGACTGACTACCGACTGGAGTTTGATGCAGCAGTCTTGACTGGTCCCAAGTTCCAGGACTTTAGCGACGCTTTAGCTGATTATGGAGTCGCGATTGAGCACATCGACCAATTCGCCATCAAGTCTAAGATTACGTCTCCGCTGTGGTCGCTTCTGCAGGAGGAGATTTCTACCACACATCCCCATCTCGAGTTGACTCTCCATCTCGAGTCGACTCCCAATCTCGAGTCGACTCCCAACCTCAACCAGTCTTTCTACAAAGACCTTCTCACGAGCCAGATGAATCTTGATTTCACGGTTCGGTATCAACTAGAGGCCTGCTTGTCAAATGGATATCTAAAGGAACACAGCATCACGAGTGAGTTCCTTAAGAAGCTTCATTCAGACCCTCGTCATGCTGTATGCCTACTTGAAAAGGTCGCGGACAAACAGCATACATACTATGATCCAATGGAGATATTCGGTATTCAGATCAAAAGCCTCGAAAAGAAGATTCCAAGCTACTGCACCCTCCAGCGATCGGTAGTCATCACTCCAACTATGATGCATGTTGCATCGCCTGTGATGGAAACCTCAAACCGCATTATCCGAAAGTATGCCGCAGACAGCGACCGGTTCATCAGAGTAAAGTTCTCCGATGAGAAAACCGAAGGCCAATTGCGAAGCATGCCTAATGGAAAATCCGGGGCAGTTTTCGACAGGGTACGCCGTGCAATGAGACATGGTATCGTCGTCGCTGGAAGGTACTATGACTTCTTAGCATTTGGCAATTCACAGTTCCGCGAGCATGGCGCGTATTTCTTCGCTCCTACTTCGTCAATGTCAGCCAATGACATACGTTTGTCGCTTGGGGATTTCACCAACGTCAAGACCGTTGCCAAGTTCGGCGCCCGTCTTGGACAGTGCTTCTCTACCACGCGTGCAATGAGTCAAAAGGTCAGCATCAAACCCATTCCCGAAATCATGCGGAACGGATATACCTTCACAGATGGCGTGGGAAAACTATCGCCCTTTGTAGCAAAGATGGCTGCAGAAGAACTGGGACTATCAAACGCATTTGATGATCCGCCGTCACTCTTCCAATTCCGTCTCGGTGGTTGCAAAGGCGTACTCGCACTTGATCCCACTATCACTGGTACGGAGGTTCACATCAGACCAAGTCAGCAAAAGTTCCAGGCCAAGTTTATGGGTCTCGAAATTATCCGATCTTCCGCCTTTGCTACTCCATTCTTCAATCGCCAGATCATCGTTGTGTTGTCGCATCTCGGTGTACCCGATCATGTCATCATCAAGAAGCAACAAGAGATGGTCAACGACTATGAGACTGCGATGACAGATGAGAGTGTTGCAATCCAGAAACTTCGAAAGCATATCGACATGAACCAGACTACGTTGGCAATGGCTGCAATGGTTCTGGATGGCTTTATGAAGGTCCAGGACCCCTTTATGATGTCTCTACTCAAGCTTTGGAGGGCTTGCACTATCAAGAACCTCAAAGAGAAAGCCAGGATTGCCATAGAAGACGGAGCCTTTGTACTAGGTTGTGTTGATGAGACCGCAAAGCTCAAGGGGCATATGAATGATCCACAGTCCAGGCTCGATGCCACGAGAGACGAGAAGCTGGCGACGCTCCCAGAGATCTTCTTACAGGTCGATGATACCAACAAGAAGGGGCATTACAAGATCATTGAAGGCGTGTGTATTTTGGCACGCAACCCATCACTGCACCCAGGAGATCTCCGCGTGGTCCGGGCAGTAAACATCCCAGAACTCCAGCATCTCAAGAATGTCGTTGTTCTGCCCCAAACCGGAGATCGAGATCTTGCAAACATGTGCTCTGGCGGAGACCTCGATGGTGACGATTACATGGTTCTATGGGACACCGCTCTCATCCCCAAGACGATCAACGCGCCGCCCATGGACTTCACGCCGGAGAAACCCGAGGAGATTGAAGGGCCTATCGGTGCTGCACATATGGGTGAATTCTTTGTCACATACATGAAGAACGATACTCTCGGACAGATTGCACATGCCCACCTAGCGCAAGCTGACTCCAGAGACGATGGTGTGAACGACCAGACCTGCCTCGCTTTGGCAGAACTGCATTCCAAAGCCGTTGACTTCCCAAAGAGCGGTTTGCCAGCCGAGATGAACCGTGAACTGAGACCGAAGAAGTGGCCCCACTTTATGGAGAAAAAGCATATGCCGGAGTACAAGATCTATCATTCAACCAAAATTCTCGGCATGCTTTATGATCAAGTTCAGCTGGTTGACTTCAAGCCTCAGTGGGAGAATCCGTTCGACAAGCGAATCCTGAACGCATTTGATCTGGAGGAAACGATGAAAGTCGAAGCAGCCAAAATCAAGTCTTCATATGACGATGCCCTCCGACGGTTGATGGCGAAACATGGAATTCGAACAGAATTCGAGGCATGGTCTGTGTTCGTACTAGCTCACAATCACGAGAGTCGCGACTACAAGTTTTCCGAAGAATTTGGTCGGACCGTTGCCACTCTGAAGGATCAATACAGGGGTGAGTGTCGTAAAGCTGCGGGACGTGACAATGAACTTGCGGACTGGTCTCGTCTAGGACCTTTTGTGGCAGCCATGTATACGGTGACAGCGCAGGAGATGGAGGCAGCATTGGTTGAATGCCACACCACAAAAACTGTCGGAGGTCAAGAGGCCCCTGCACGAGCTATGGAACCCGAGCACATGCCACTGATATCCTTCCCATGGCTGTTCCCGAGTGAACTCGGAAAGATAGCCACTGGAGGCAAAGTACCTCGACAGCTGCCAACCGAGGTTACTCAAGGAGTTCCTCATCGCCACAAGAAGCATGTGGACGTGGCTTGTGGCTTTGAGGTTGAAGCTGCTACTGTTGAGACAGCTGCGGGCATTACTCATTACGGAGAGCTGTTGAATTTGGACTTCGGTGCAACAAAACCAGAAATTGGAGCTTCTACTATCGAGACAGACACAGGTGTCATGCGTCATGGAGAGCGGTTGAATTCCGACCTCGGTGCAACCAAACCAGAAATCGAAGCTGCTCCTATCAAGATATACACAGGCATTACGCGTCATGGAGAGCGGTTAAATTTCGACTTCAGTGCAACAAAACCAGTAATCGAAGCTGCTACTGTCAAGACAGACACGGGTGTTACATGTCATGGAGAGCGGTTGAAGTTGGACTTCGGTGCAACAAAACCAGAGATCGGAACAAACGAAGAGGATGTAGAGAAGAGGGGGAGCCATGggatggaggaggagggataTGGTTCACCGGAACCCGGTGTAGCCACAACACGATCTctctcttcctcctcttcctcccTGTCACGGCCCATCATGGGACCGTATACATGGAAGCGGAAACAATAA
- a CDS encoding dihydrofolate reductase — MAAAPPPKRPIKILMLHGYTQSGPLFQAKTGALRKTLVKAFPAGIDLVYPTAPHRLTPADESFLAGNGTSKDSEGGKDGPEKEQEIDAWAWWRRKGDGEPFTYAGIEQGLAHVANVLRTQGPFDGVIGFSQGGALAAMLASLLEPNRRAAFEAQYPTGGMQYPSSFEHDTGYIEEAIHAPLKFAVVYSGFAPEGDAHPYRAFYEPKIKTPVLHFLGSQDVVVEEKRSLRLVAACERREERYGSQV, encoded by the exons ATGGCCGCAGCACCACCCCCCAAGCGCCCAATCAAGATCCTCATGCTACACGGCTACACGCAATCCGGGCCCCTATTCCAAGCCAAAACCGGTGCCCTCCGAAAAACGCTCGTAAAAGCCTTCCCCGCAGGCATCGACCTCGTCTACCCCACAGCCCCCCACCGCCTCACACCAGCCGACGAGTCCTTCCTCGCGGGCAACGGAACGAGTAAAGACAGCGAAGGGGGAAAAGATGGCCCAGAGAAAGAACAAGAAATCGACGCCTGGGCATGGTGGCGACGTAAAGGCGACGGCGAACCCTTCACCTACGCAGGCATCGAACAAGGCCTCGCCCACGTCGCCAACGTCCTACGCACCCAAGGTCCATTCGACGGCGTAATAGGCTTCTCCCAAGGCGGCGCGCTTGCAGCAATGCTAGCCTCGCTCCTCGAACCCAACCGACGCGCTGCATTCGAAGCCCAATACCCCACCGGCGGCATGCAATACCCATCTTCTTTCGAGCACGACACGGGATACATTGAGGAGGCTATCCACGCGCCGCTGAAATTCGCAGTCGTGTATTCTGGTTTCGCGCCAGAAGGGGATGCGCATCCGTATCGTGCGTTTTATGAACCGAAGATTAAGACGCCTGTGTTGCATTTTCTAGGCAGCCAGgatgttgttgttgaggAGAAGAGGAGTTTGAGGCTGGTGGCGGCGTGTGAGAGGAGGGAGGAGAG ATACGGTTCTCAGGTTTAG